Part of the Faecalibacterium duncaniae genome, TGTACAAGAGCTTCCGCAACAAGCGGGTCAAGGTCAACGGCAAAAAAGGAGCCCCCGAGGATCGGCTCAAGGCGGGCGATCTCATTGAGCTGTACATCAACGATGAATTCTTCCCGCCCGAGGGCGCAAAGCCTGCAGCCCGCAAGCCTGCCCCCAAAAAGCAGCAGAACCAGCCCAAGGTGACCGTCATCTATGAGGACGAGAACATTGCCGTGCTGTACAAGCCCACCCACCTGCTCTGCCACAGCGACCGCACCGGCGATGCCAACCTTGTGGACGCATTCACCCAGTATCTGGCCCAGAAGGGCGAGTACGATGCGGGCGGCGAGAATCGCTTCAAGCCCGGCATCTGCAACCGGCTGGACCGCGGCACCGAGGGGCTGGTGATCGCGGCCAAGAGCTACGCCGCCCTGCGGGATATGAACGAGATCATCCGCACCGACCTGCTCAAAAAGGAATACTACACCATCACCGTGGGCATCCCCCAGAGCGGACGGTTCACGGCCTGGTGGGAGCACGACGAAAAGAACAACAAGGTCAGCATCCATGCCCACCAATCTCAGGATGAGCGCCGCAAGCAGATCATCACCGATGTGGATGTTCTGCGCACCGCCGGGCCGTTTGCGCTGTGCAAGATCGGCCTGGTCACGGGCCGCACCCACCAAATCCGCGCGCATCTGGCCTACTTGGGCAAGCCGGTGCTGGGAGATATCAAATACGGCAACCGCAAGATGAACGAGCGCACCGGCACCCGGACACAGGCTCTCTGCGCCGTCCGCATCAGCTTCCTGGATATCCCGGAGGAAAACAGCCTGCGCTATCTCTCCGGCAAGGTCATCAAGCTGAAAGACCCCCAGATCGTCAAACAGTTCGACGCGCTGGATAAGAATAAAGAAGGAGCAACATCATGGCAGACCTGAACGCCTATTTCAAAAGCATCATCGACCAGGACCGCGAGGCCGTGGTTATCTGCGACCTGGATCACACCATCCTCTATATGAACCCTGCCGCTGTGGTGGATTACGGCAAATATGGCGGCGCTTCCCTGCTGGGCAAAAGCCTTCTGGCCTGCCACAACCCCCATTCGGTGGAAGCCATCCGCAAGGTGATCGAGTGGTTCGCGACGGATACCAGCCACAACATCGTCTATACCTATCACAACGCAAAGCATGACCGCGATGTCTACATGGTTGCCCTGCGGGACGAGGACGGTACCCTGATCGGCTACTACGAGAAGCATGATTCCCGAAAAGCTGAAACTATGAAGCAGTACGATTTGTTCTGACAAAGAAAAGCGAACTCCACACAAAAAAGACTTTGCCGCCTACCCCCGTGCGAAGATGCTACTCTGCTATACCTCCCGCATAGACAAAACGAACGCCTGCCGGGCTTTTCTCACACGGCAGGCGTTCGTTCTTTTTATGGGGTCGATTCGTTACTTTGCCAGCAGCTCGTCAGCCAGCACATCCATCTGTGCCTCAGCGGCGGCATTGGCGGCAGAGCGGATGGTCACAACGGCATCACAGACGGTGATGTTCTTCATGCCTTCCAGCTCAGCACGCATCAGCTTTGCAGCCATGGGGGCCCAGGTGCCGTTCTCCATCAGGCCAACGGTGCGGCCCTGGAAGTTCTTGGTCTTGAGGTGGGTCAGCAGATTCTCCATCGGCGGGAAGAGGAAGCCATCGTAGGTGGCGCAGGCCAGCACGATCCGGCCGCAGCGGAAGGCCTCAGTGACGGCATAGGAGACATCGGTGCGGGTCAGATCCATCTCCACCACCTTGGCACCCTTGGCGCGCAGCTTCTCAGCCATGGTGTGGGCGGCGGCTCTGGTGTGGCCGTGGATGGAAGCGCTGGCCACCAGGATCTTCTCCGGCTCCTCGGCCTTGTAGCTGGACCACAGGTCATAGTAGTTCAGGTACTTGCTCAGATCGCCGGTCAGCACAGGGCCGTGCAGGGGGCAGATGGTGGCGATATCCAGCGCGGCGGCCTTTTTCAGCAGAGCCTGCACCTGCGGGCCGTACTTGCCCACGATGTTCAGGTAGTAGCGGCGGGCCTCGCTGGCCCAGTCGGCGTTTTCGTCAAACCTGGCCACAGCGCCAAACCGGCCAAAGCCGTCTGCAGAGAAGAGCACCTTTTCACTGCTTTCATAGCTCACCATGACCTCGGGCCAGTGCACCATGGGGGCAAGCACAAAGGTCAGGGTGTGGGTGCCCAGGCTCAGGCTCTCGCCGTCCTTCACCACCACGCGGCGCTCCTTGGCAACGGCATCCGTCCCAAAGAACTGATCCATATACAGGAAAGTCTTGGCGTTGCCCACCACCTGCATTTCCGGGTAGAGGGCGGCCAGTCTGGCGATGTTGGCACCGTGGTCAGGCTCCATGTGGCTGACCACCAGGTAATCCGGCTTGCGTCCGGCCAGTGCCTCGGTCAGGTTGGCAAGCCAGGGCTCCGTGGCACGGCTGTCCACCGTATCCAGAATGGCAGTCTTTTCGTCCAGAATGACATAGGAATTGTAGCTCACGCCGGTGGGCACCGGGTACTGGCTCTCGAACAGGTCAATGGTGGTATCGTCCACACCAACGCCCAGAATGGCTTCGCTGATCTTTTTCACGCTCATAGCAGACATCCTCTCTATCCATATTGCTGTGCCGGAAAAGCGGCAGTATAATACTAATAACGGTTCCTAGTATAGCACATTGTTAAAGATTATTCAAGCTCCTCCGGCAGTCTTGCTGCCACCGGCCGGCCGGGCTCGTTGTCCAGCTCCAGCAGGGCTGCCGCGCTGGCATCATCCAGGCTCTGGACACTGCGGAGCTTGCGGCTGATGGCCCGGCTGCGGACACCAATGAGGTTGTCCAGCTCTTCATCGGTCTGGCGCAGGCGCTGCTGCATCTTGGAGAGCCCCTGCCCGAACTTGTCAAACTCCGTCTTAACGGCACCCAGCAGCTGCCAGACCTCGCCGGAGCGCTTCTGGATGGCAAGGGTCTTGAAGCCCATCTGCAGGCTGTTGAGCAGAGCCGCCATGGTGCTGGGGCCTGCAATGTTCACCTGATAATCCCGCTGCAGCACCTCCAGCAGACCGGCGTTCACCACCTCGGCGTACAATCCTTCAAAAGGCAGGAAGAGGATGCCAAAGGTCGTGGTGTAGGGCGGTTCCACATACTTTTCCCGGATATCCTTTGCCTCGCTCCGCAGCACCAGTTCCAGCGCATGGCGGGCATTCTCCACCGCCTGCGCATCGCCGGAGGCCTGGGCATCCTGCAAGTGTGCGTAGGTATCGCCGGGGAATTTGGAGTCGATGGGCAGCCAGACCGTGCCGTCGTCCGCACCCGGCATCTTGATGGCATATTCCACCCGCTGGGTGCTGCCCGGGATGGTGGCTACATTGGTCTCGTACTGCTCCGGGGCCAGGATCTCTTCCAGAATGGCCCCCAGCTGTATCTCACCCAGAATGCCGCGGGTCTTAACGCCCGAGAGCACCTGCTTCAGCCCGCCCACATCGGCGGCAAGGTTCTGCATCTCGCCCAGCCCCTTGTACACCTGTTCCAGCTGGTCGTTCACAGCCTTGAAGCTCTCGGTCACCCGCTTCTGCAGGGCATCCTGCAGTTGCTCATCCACGGTGTGGCGGATCTCATCCAGCTTTTTGGCGTTCTCGGCCTGCAGGGCGGTCATGTTTTCCGCAAGGGTCCTGCGCAGCTCTTCCAGCTTCTGGGTGTTGGCGGCCTCCAGACTCTGGAGCCGCTGGGTCAGGATCTGCTGCTGGCCGCTCTGGCCCTGTGCCAGCGTGGTGCTCATGCTCTGCACTGAGGTCTGCAGCGTCTCACTGACGCTGCGGATGGCGGTGTAATTCTGCTCCGCCATTGCCGCCTGTCTGGCCGCAAAGTCTTTTGCCTGTGCATCGAGCTGCTGCTGCATCCAGCGCTTGAGCTCCTCGTAGTCTCCCCCGTTCCGGGGCTTGTTCAGTTTCCAGAGCACCACTGCCAGCAGCAGGCAGATGGTGACCAGCAGCAGGGTGTACAATCCAGCTAAAAATTCCATTGATTATAAGTCCTCGAAATCGACCAATTCTTTCCGGGTATCCAGCGCATCGCCATAAAGGCCCACGCCGTCCACCTCGCACTCGCCCGACTGGTTATCATAGGGGTCGGAGCGGAACCCGTACATCGGTGGGTCAAAGGGTGCCTCAAAGGCGCGGTTTGCCACCATGCGCCCGGTGTCCAGGCTGCCGAAGTAGTGGCGGCGCAGCTCTTCCTCGCCCTGCCGTGCCATGGAGGCACCAAACGAGCAGTCGGCATACATCCAGCCCTTGGGGGCAATGTAGAACATGGCCCAGTCGTGGCAGCCCACGCCGGTGGGCGACACCGACAGGCCGCTCTGCCAGCGGGCCGGAATGCCCACCAGACGGCAGAGGGTGATGAAGGTCAGGGCCATAATGCCGCAGTCACCGCGCCGGTTCCGTGCGCAGCGGTCGGGCAGGCAGTCCTGCACAAAGTAGGCGGGCTGATAGTGATACCGCACGTTCAGGGTAACGTAATCATAGATGCGCTTTGCCTTTTCCGCCGGGTCGGTGATCCCTTCGGTCAGCTGCGCGGCCAGCGCCCGCAGGTAGGGCGTGAACACGATATGCGGGGCCTGCTCCTCGGTATCAAAGGTCGGCTGTTCCGGTGCAGGCACAAAGTCCAGCGGGTCAGCATAGACTGCCGTTGTCTTGTAACGATACTGCACCCCGAAGCGGCGGTTTTCGGTCAGGTCGGCCTCCCAGCAGACCGTGCGCTGGGGGGCGTTTGCATCGGCGATGCGGCCCGGCTGCTCGGTAAAGCTCTGCAGCTCGATCTCGCTCTGGGCCAAGCATTCCGCCGGGATGGGCAGCCAGGCGCGGACGTGCACGCTCTCCCGGCCCTCTGCCTTTGCCTTGGCCAGAGCAGCAGCAAAGGCCTCATCCGACATCCCCACGCTGGTCTTCAGCGTGATGCGGGCACTGGCCTGCCCTTCCCGCTCCATCTGGTCATGGATGCGGCGGCGGCGCTCCCGTGCCAGCGCGGCCGGGGCAGGCGGGTCGAGCTGACGGGCAGCAAGGTCGGCGCGGGTGGCGATCAGCGTCTCGGCAAAGCGGTCAAGGTAGTGCTTCTCCCCTTCCACAAACCGCCAGTCCACCCGGCCCTCATGCACCAGCTGGCGGAACTCCTCCACCGTGAAATCCCGCACAAGGCCCTGCATCCGGGCCACGGCCTGTGCCTCGTTCCAGCAGTATTCCTGCGGCAGGCGGCACATGATCTCCTTCTGCACCAGCAGGGCATCCCGCAGCGCGTCCACGCCGTGGGGCACAGGGTTGGCGGGCTGCTCGTACTCCGGCATTTCCAACCCCTGACTGCGGGGGCTGTTCTGGGTCTCCGTCCAGTCCTCGGCCAGATATTCATCGATCCGTGCCATTGCTTCTTTGTAATAGCCCGCGGCCTTCAGCCGCTCCACATCATCGGGCAGACCGACGTTCAGATGCACAAATGCTTCGTTCAGATTTTTCATCCTGTTTCATCCTTTCTCTCAGGCGCACTGCTCTTCCCAGAAAGCAGTGGCTTCCACCAGCCAGTTCTCGGCATCTGTTCCTGTGCCGATGCCGCAGACGTGAGGTGCATTGTTGAACACCCGGTAAACATGCTTGACGTGATTGGCCTGCAGGGCAGCTTCCAGCTGCGGTCCCTGCCGCCAGTAGGCCAGCTCCTTCAGCAGCGTGTCGTTCACACCGTGCCAGTGGTAGGTGGCGGGGTAGTCCGGCGTGATCTCATCCGAAAGGTTCCGGGTATAGTATTTGGGGCCGTACGCGCCGATATCCTGAATGACATGGTAGATGGGCTTGATGTAGGTCATATCGTTGATGGGGTAGCCCAGCAGCAGGGCAGCGGGCTTGGGCACATTGTAATGCTTATACCCCACCGATTCCGTGCCGAACAGACCCGTCAGGTGGCCGCCCATGGAATATCCCACGATGGCGTACTGCTCCGGCTGGATGCCAAACTCCGCAGCGTGTTCCTCAATGTACTGCATGGCCCGGCCGATGTCTTCCAGCGGAGCATCATCGGAGGCATCCGTCCAGACGCGATACCGCAGAATAAAGGCGGCATAGCCCAGCTCATGCAGCTGCCAGGCCGTGCAGGCCCCCTCCTCCAGCTCGGCGCTCTCATTGGCACCGCTGCCGGCCAGGATCAGCGCAAACTTGGCATTTTCGGCCTTGGCCGGGAAATAGAACAGGCCGGTGTTGTTTTTGGTGCGGTCCGCCGCCTTTTCCGCATCCGTGTAGAACGAGTGGGTGACCTGCACGCCATTGTTGTAGTTCTCAATGACCAGATTCAGCCCCTTGGCACAGCCTTCGGCCACATACTCGTTGGTGTAGCCTTCCACAGTGGTCATCTCCCACAGAGCCTGACCCGGCGGGCAGTCCTTATCCTGCGAGTAGGTGTAGAAGCCGGAGTTCTTGATGCCCGGGTTGTTGCGCACTTCCTTCATGGTGGTCTGGGCCGTGATGTTGGGCTCTCCCTTTTCCATTACGGCACCGGCGGGCAGGGCCAGCAGTGCCAGCAGACACAGCACCATCGCGGCGATTCGTTTTGCCTGTTTCATGTTCCGTTCCTTTCTCCCGGCACCGCCCTGATTGCATTTTCCCATACAGAGGACTATAATATGAGACTGCACAGGCGACACCGGTTGGTTTTTGTTCTATTGTATCACACCCGCCGGTATTGTCAAAACAAATCTGTCCGCAAAATCCATGCGTTGTGATCTCCACGCTTCCGAGGGGCCGGGTATTCAGATTCCGGACACTCTGCCCGGCCTGAGGTGAACAGGTTTCCATTGTGATTTGCGGCAGATTCTGCTATACTGAAAAAAGATATTGCACACGCAATGAGGGGAAACCGGAGCATTGCGGCTCCGGTCAGGATAGGAATATGAGTGAGATCACAGTCCGGCCCATGATGCCGGAGGATTGGACTGCTGTGTCCAAAATATATCTGGAGGGCATTGCCACCGAGCACGCCACCTTCCAGACCAACTGCCCGCCCTACACCGCCTGGGACGCATCCCATACCCGGGAATGCCGCCTGGTGGTGCTGGATGATGGGGTCGTGGCCGGCTGGGCAGCCCTGCATCGGGTAGACCCCCGCTGGTGCTACCGCGGCGTGGCCGAGGTGAGCATCTATGTCGGGGAAAAATTCCGGGGCAAGGGGCTGGGTTATCACCTGCTCACGGCGCTCTGCCGCGAGGCCGAACAGGCCGGGTACTGGACGCTGCAGTCCACGGTGCTGCAGGACAACGCCCCCTCCCGGGGCCTGCACCTGAAATGCGGCTTCCGCGTGGTGGGCCGCCGGGAGCGCATTGCCCGGGACTGCCACGGCCGCTGGCTGGACACCTACCTGATGGAGCGGCGATGTGCAGCGGACGAACCGGCGGGCTATAAAAAGCTGTAAGGCGCTTTTTGCGGGAAAGATTTACAGTTTCTTCAAAAAGTAACCTTGAAAATCCACAAAAATATGATATACTAACGTAACGATACCAAAGCGATAGAAAGGAGGCGCGCGGAATGGCACCGACCAAAGAGCGTCCGGCAACCAAGACGATTGCCACAAACCGGGAAGCGCGCCACGAGTATTTCGTTCTGGAAGCGCTGGAGACCGGCGTTGAGCTGAAAGGCACTGAGGTCAAGAGCCTGCGTGCCGGCGGCGTGAACCTGAAAGACAGCTGGGTCGATATTGAGGACGGCGAGCTGCTGGTCAAGGGAATGCACATCACCCCCTACGACCACGGCAACATCTTCAATCAGGACCCCATGCGGGTGCGGCGGCTGCTGGCCCACAAGAACGAGATCCGGCGGCTGCACCAGCAGTGCAAGCTGCAGGGCTACACTCTTGTGCCGCTTTCGCTCTACTTCAAGCATGGCCGCGTCAAAATGGAGCTGGGCCTGTGCAAGGGCAAAAAGCTCTACGACAAGCGCGCAGATGCCGCCAAGCGCGATGCCAAGCGCTCCATCGACCGGGCCGTTAAATCCAACGGCGTTTACTATTGATTTCAGGCAGCATTCCTGCCCGGAAACTTCAAAGCTTACCCACACCGCAAGGTGTGTTTTATGGGGGCGTAAAGGTTTCGACGGGGGGAGCGAGGCCTGGGCAGCGGGTAGCAGTGGGGGACCTGCTCTAAACTCCTCCAAAAAATTAACTGACAACAATA contains:
- a CDS encoding RluA family pseudouridine synthase, producing the protein MKQFTATANDEGVRLSRFVQSVTRDLPTSLLYKSFRNKRVKVNGKKGAPEDRLKAGDLIELYINDEFFPPEGAKPAARKPAPKKQQNQPKVTVIYEDENIAVLYKPTHLLCHSDRTGDANLVDAFTQYLAQKGEYDAGGENRFKPGICNRLDRGTEGLVIAAKSYAALRDMNEIIRTDLLKKEYYTITVGIPQSGRFTAWWEHDEKNNKVSIHAHQSQDERRKQIITDVDVLRTAGPFALCKIGLVTGRTHQIRAHLAYLGKPVLGDIKYGNRKMNERTGTRTQALCAVRISFLDIPEENSLRYLSGKVIKLKDPQIVKQFDALDKNKEGATSWQT
- a CDS encoding PAS domain-containing protein, giving the protein MADLNAYFKSIIDQDREAVVICDLDHTILYMNPAAVVDYGKYGGASLLGKSLLACHNPHSVEAIRKVIEWFATDTSHNIVYTYHNAKHDRDVYMVALRDEDGTLIGYYEKHDSRKAETMKQYDLF
- a CDS encoding FprA family A-type flavoprotein, whose translation is MSVKKISEAILGVGVDDTTIDLFESQYPVPTGVSYNSYVILDEKTAILDTVDSRATEPWLANLTEALAGRKPDYLVVSHMEPDHGANIARLAALYPEMQVVGNAKTFLYMDQFFGTDAVAKERRVVVKDGESLSLGTHTLTFVLAPMVHWPEVMVSYESSEKVLFSADGFGRFGAVARFDENADWASEARRYYLNIVGKYGPQVQALLKKAAALDIATICPLHGPVLTGDLSKYLNYYDLWSSYKAEEPEKILVASASIHGHTRAAAHTMAEKLRAKGAKVVEMDLTRTDVSYAVTEAFRCGRIVLACATYDGFLFPPMENLLTHLKTKNFQGRTVGLMENGTWAPMAAKLMRAELEGMKNITVCDAVVTIRSAANAAAEAQMDVLADELLAK
- the rmuC gene encoding DNA recombination protein RmuC — encoded protein: MEFLAGLYTLLLVTICLLLAVVLWKLNKPRNGGDYEELKRWMQQQLDAQAKDFAARQAAMAEQNYTAIRSVSETLQTSVQSMSTTLAQGQSGQQQILTQRLQSLEAANTQKLEELRRTLAENMTALQAENAKKLDEIRHTVDEQLQDALQKRVTESFKAVNDQLEQVYKGLGEMQNLAADVGGLKQVLSGVKTRGILGEIQLGAILEEILAPEQYETNVATIPGSTQRVEYAIKMPGADDGTVWLPIDSKFPGDTYAHLQDAQASGDAQAVENARHALELVLRSEAKDIREKYVEPPYTTTFGILFLPFEGLYAEVVNAGLLEVLQRDYQVNIAGPSTMAALLNSLQMGFKTLAIQKRSGEVWQLLGAVKTEFDKFGQGLSKMQQRLRQTDEELDNLIGVRSRAISRKLRSVQSLDDASAAALLELDNEPGRPVAARLPEELE
- a CDS encoding transglutaminase-like domain-containing protein, giving the protein MKNLNEAFVHLNVGLPDDVERLKAAGYYKEAMARIDEYLAEDWTETQNSPRSQGLEMPEYEQPANPVPHGVDALRDALLVQKEIMCRLPQEYCWNEAQAVARMQGLVRDFTVEEFRQLVHEGRVDWRFVEGEKHYLDRFAETLIATRADLAARQLDPPAPAALARERRRRIHDQMEREGQASARITLKTSVGMSDEAFAAALAKAKAEGRESVHVRAWLPIPAECLAQSEIELQSFTEQPGRIADANAPQRTVCWEADLTENRRFGVQYRYKTTAVYADPLDFVPAPEQPTFDTEEQAPHIVFTPYLRALAAQLTEGITDPAEKAKRIYDYVTLNVRYHYQPAYFVQDCLPDRCARNRRGDCGIMALTFITLCRLVGIPARWQSGLSVSPTGVGCHDWAMFYIAPKGWMYADCSFGASMARQGEEELRRHYFGSLDTGRMVANRAFEAPFDPPMYGFRSDPYDNQSGECEVDGVGLYGDALDTRKELVDFEDL
- a CDS encoding alpha/beta hydrolase, translating into MKQAKRIAAMVLCLLALLALPAGAVMEKGEPNITAQTTMKEVRNNPGIKNSGFYTYSQDKDCPPGQALWEMTTVEGYTNEYVAEGCAKGLNLVIENYNNGVQVTHSFYTDAEKAADRTKNNTGLFYFPAKAENAKFALILAGSGANESAELEEGACTAWQLHELGYAAFILRYRVWTDASDDAPLEDIGRAMQYIEEHAAEFGIQPEQYAIVGYSMGGHLTGLFGTESVGYKHYNVPKPAALLLGYPINDMTYIKPIYHVIQDIGAYGPKYYTRNLSDEITPDYPATYHWHGVNDTLLKELAYWRQGPQLEAALQANHVKHVYRVFNNAPHVCGIGTGTDAENWLVEATAFWEEQCA
- a CDS encoding GNAT family N-acetyltransferase translates to MSEITVRPMMPEDWTAVSKIYLEGIATEHATFQTNCPPYTAWDASHTRECRLVVLDDGVVAGWAALHRVDPRWCYRGVAEVSIYVGEKFRGKGLGYHLLTALCREAEQAGYWTLQSTVLQDNAPSRGLHLKCGFRVVGRRERIARDCHGRWLDTYLMERRCAADEPAGYKKL
- the smpB gene encoding SsrA-binding protein SmpB produces the protein MAPTKERPATKTIATNREARHEYFVLEALETGVELKGTEVKSLRAGGVNLKDSWVDIEDGELLVKGMHITPYDHGNIFNQDPMRVRRLLAHKNEIRRLHQQCKLQGYTLVPLSLYFKHGRVKMELGLCKGKKLYDKRADAAKRDAKRSIDRAVKSNGVYY